A genomic region of Phragmites australis chromosome 2, lpPhrAust1.1, whole genome shotgun sequence contains the following coding sequences:
- the LOC133909591 gene encoding BTB/POZ domain and ankyrin repeat-containing protein NPR5-like yields the protein MEDTLKSLSMDYLNLLINGQAFSDVTFNVEGRPVHAHRCILAARSLFFRKFFCGAAAAADQAAAAPGALLLDHLSPRSPSGSSASSPRGAGGSAAAAPGAVIPVNSVSYEVFLLLLQFLYSGQVSLVPQKGEPRPGCGERGCWHTHCAAAVDLALDTLGAARSFGVEELALLTQKQLAGMVEKASIEDVMKVLMASRKQDLHQLWTTCSHLVAKSGLPPEVLAKHLPLDVVAKIDELRLKSTMSRRSPFLAHHHPHHPAGIEASSAADIDDHHKIHRMRRALDSSDVELVKLMVMGEGLNLDEALALHYAVGNCSREVVKALLELGAGDVNHPAGPAGKTPLHVAAEMVCPDMVAVLLDHHADPNVRTVDGVTPLDILRTLTSDFLFKGAVPGLAHIEPNKLRLCLELVQSAAMVMSREDAHTAATPVNAAPMYSEPPGGAGPVYSASGTNMSMVNLSLDNRMVYLNLGMDAQFGKMSDGDDGGSRGQGGPSSLFSPHGFH from the exons ATGGAGGACACCCTCAAGTCGCTGTCCATGGACTACCTCAACCTTCTCATCAACGGGCAGGCCTTCAGCGACGTCACGTTCAACGTGGAGGGCCGCCCCGTGCACGCGCACCGCTGCATCCTCGCCGCGCGCAGCCTCTTCTTCCGCAAGTTCTTctgcggcgccgccgccgccgccgaccaggCCGCGGCCGCGCCCGGCGCGCTGCTCCTGGACCATCTCAGCCCGCGCTCCCCCTCCGGCTCCTCCGCGTCCTCCccgcgcggcgccggcggctcCGCGGCAGCCGCGCCCGGCGCCGTGATACCGGTGAACTCTGTGAGCTACGAGGtgttcctgctgctgctgcagttcCTGTACAGCGGTCAGGTGTCGTTGGTGCCGCAGAAGGGCGAGCCCCGGCCGGGCTGCGGTGAGCGTGGCTGCTGGCACACCcactgcgccgccgccgtcgacctCGCGCTCGACACCCTCGGCGCCGCCCGCTCGTTCGGCGTCGAGGAGCTGGCCCTCCTCACCCAG AAGCAGCTGGCCGGGATGGTGGAGAAGGCGTCGATCGAGGATGTGATGAAGGTGCTCATGGCGTCGCGGAAGCAGGACCTGCACCAGCTCTGGACCACGTGCTCCCACCTCGTCGCCAAGTCGGGCCTCCCGCCGGAGGTGCTCGCCAAGCACCTGCCCCTTGACGTCGTCGCCAAGATTGACGAACTCCGCCTCAAGTCCACCATGTCCCGCCGCTCGCCGTTCCTCGCGCACCACCACCCGCACCACCCCGCGGGAATCGAGGCCTCGTCCGCGGCCGACATCGACGACCACCACAAGATCCACCGCATGCGCCGCGCGCTTGATTCGTCCGACGTCGAGCTCGTCAAGCTCATGGTAATGGGCGAGGGGCTCAACCTCGACGAGGCACTCGCGCTGCACTACGCAGTGGGGAACTGCAGCCGGGAGGTCGTCAAGGCTCTGCTGGAGCTCGGCGCCGGCGACGTCAACCACCCGGCGGGGCCCGCCGGGAAGACGCCACTTCACGTCGCGGCCGAGATGGTGTGCCCAGACATGGTCGCAGTGCTGCTCGACCACCACGCCGACCCCAACGTACGCACCGTCGACGGCGTCACGCCGCTCGACATCCTCCGCACGCTCACCTCCGACTTCCTCTTTAAGGGCGCGGTGCCGGGCCTCGCGCACATCGAGCCCAACAAGCTCCGGCTATGCCTAGAGCTCGTGCAGTCGGCGGCCATGGTCATGTCCCGCGAGGACGCGCACACTGCAGCAACGCCGGTCAATGCCGCGCCGATGTACAGCGAGCCTCCTGGTGGCGCCGGCCCAGTGTACAGTGCAAGTGGCACGAACATGAGCATGGTGAATCTGAGCTTGGACAACAGAATGGTGTATCTGAACCTAGGGATGGATGCGCAGTTCGGCAAGATGAGCGACGGCGATGACGGCGGGAGCAGAGGGCAAGGAGGCCCCTCTTCGTTGTTCTCCCCGCATGGCTTCCATTGA